In Rhodamnia argentea isolate NSW1041297 chromosome 1, ASM2092103v1, whole genome shotgun sequence, the genomic window CTCGCGACCGTCGACAATCCTCGCTCTACGTCCACCTCGGTCGCCGCAGCAGGAGGCCCACAATCAGCCACGTTCGTCACCggcgccgccgccgcagccgccgccgccgacggtGAGATGCTCCCCACCTCTCCCGATTCAAAATCCTCCTGAAAGACAGCATTCGGCTCACCGGCGACCTGAGCCGGCTCGCCGGCGTGTCGCACCTTGGCTCGTCCTCCGGGTCGGTCCACCGCGGCACCTCGATGGAAAATCCGCCCAACTCCGGCGGCTTCCTCCGTCCGGAAGGCGGCGGGGCCTCGGCCGACGAGGAAGAAGCCGCCGCCATCCCTGGCGCATCCCCGTGCCGGCACGACGAGCACAGGCCCGAGCTCGTGCCGGCCTCGGGCCGGTCAGCGACCGCGATGGCGACGAATTCTTCGCCCGCCGCCTCAACCGGAGAGCGGCAGATGGGGCAAGTGGAGTGAGAGTGGAACCACATGTCGATGCACTCGACGTGGAACGAGTGCTTGCACCTGGGGAGCAACCGCGCCGCCTCGCCGTCCTCGAACTCCGACAAGCACACGGCGCACTCGGACGGGGCCTCGCCGGCGCCGCCGATCCGGGAGGCGGAGGAGAAGGTGAAGACGGGGAGGGACTTGAGGACGGAGGAGTCGAGGCCGCGGGAGGCGGAGGGGGTGGGTAAGTCGGCGTAGAGGACGATGTGGGTGCGGCGGTTGAGGCGGTTGCGGCGGAGGCGTTGGCGGCTGCGGAGGAGGTACCAACGGGCGTAGAGGTGGAGGGAGAccatgacgacgacgacgaagaagagGATGATGATGGCGCTGAGCATGATCCTGCCGCTGAGGGCGTAGGACCTGGGCGAGGGGTAGGAGTGGCCGTCCGCATCGCCGCCCAAGTAGTCGTCGCCCATGGTGTTGCAGTCACCAATCAGTCGGTTACTGGggtggtgtgtgtgtgtgtgctgGTGTTGGGAGACACAGAGAGAGTGGAGGAGATTGGAATGTGCCTGAGGGTGCACTGGGGGCAGCtttagtagagagagagagagagagagagagagagagatggggaaaGTTCGTGAAGGTTTCGGTGGTGCGCGGAAGGGAGAAGATGAAGCACCGAAGTATTTCAGTCCCTTTTAGACGCCATGGTTGACGCGGGATCCTTGGATGCCTCGAATTTACCATACTGCCACTCCCGCTCCTATCCATGTATGACAACGTCCCGCGCGTGGGGGGAAAGCTTTACTAAATTTCACATACGACCACACGACGTCGGATGACGAGCAAAGGAATGCGCAACTAGTGGAGGTGGAGGATGACCGATCGACGCGGCAACGACCGCAACGTCCCGCGCACGTCGGAACGGCGTCGGGTTGGAGTTGGAGTTGGAGTCATTTCGCTacacattattattttttctttaatcacCTCAAATAATTAAACCGACATCATAATTGATGCACAGGAAAAAACACATATTAATTTAAGGAATGAGAAATGTGatgaataaaattttaaaaaaagaagaagaaaatttcgAGTAATAACTCGAGGCACACCccgataattaaaaaaagaggaaaaaaaaaaactgagtgCTTCGTAAGCATTGACTCGCCAATCCAAAACTCAGTGATCCACGTGTGAAATCGTGTTTTCTTGAGCAGGACGCCTTTGCATTGACCGGACAAGTCCCCGTCCCCAGGTCTGTCTTCGTCACATTCGCTCCGCCGACACGGaaacggaaaaaaagaaaaaaaacatctttGCTCGATTTAGTAATCAGGAGATCGATCTGTTGAGGGACTTATTGATTTCGGTTCGTCAGAATCGGGACATCGCAAAACATTTTCGGGTCCGAACGAGCGAGAAAGGCATCGAACTCAAAGCCGCTTACTTCCTTGTGATCGGAACACAACGCAATGGAACGAACACGCGGAGCAATGATCGGACCCGAGTCCGCCTGTAACCGGCACCGACAATGTTTCGATCGGTATCAAACACCGACCATATGACAACAGCTTTCGAGCTTAGACGAAATTAATGTCGGGTCATATGTCCGTCCCAACGTGGTTATAGCGTTAGAATAAAGTGTACAGGGAGAGACTATAATAGAGTCAGCGAAAGGACATAAAATTTCCCGGGACAAAAAAATCTTAGGAAAACAACAACAAGACGCGTAAAAATGGAATAAGATGGAGACCCGCCTAATCTCAATAATGCCACAGCAGGAAATATGTTAATTGACTCACGCTCCGTCTTCGTCACGGTCGTCGGACACGGTTTTTAGCCTTTTGGACTCTTTGGGGTCGCTGGTTTTTTTCTATGGGCTGTCGTTCCCACCTGCACCATTCTTTCGTTCACTCGACATGCGACAAGAAGTTTTGGAGTGAGTCaaccgaaaccgaaaccgaaCCCGAACCCCCGTTTGTACCCACTCCTCGAAACAATCTGTCAATTGGCATTGACGTGGATGTTCTTGCAAATTTAAGGGCGAAATGGTCACCGCTCGAAGCAGGCCATGGGAACCGATGTCGTAGGTCCTGATTCCGACTCGAACCGGCAGGCCAGCTCTGAGTTCTTTAGGTGACCGGCGTTCGCGCAATTCACCATCTTACGATTGCACGATAAGTTTAAAAATGGGAAAGAGAAACTGAGCTGTGCAAGACCTCTGCCCAACATGttagaaaaaagaatagaaagctttacaaaaaataatgtGTTACATGGCCCCGATAAAGCTGTGATTCAGACAATCACATTTCTTTGGTGGGGAAGGAAAACAACACTAGTCACATTGCTATCTATGTTACAATGCTTGTCGTCGACCAATTACACTGGCTCAATAATAAATTACACGGTACCGTAAATTTCCCGATGCCTACGTTTCTGTTAAGATGATCGAACTGCAAAGGATGATGTCCCAATCTTATTTGCTCTCGAGCTGTACAGCCACTTGCCCCGATTGtccaggagaaaaaaaaggatacgTACCCGTGGCACAACATGAGGTTCATGTCAACTGGCAGGGTGTAAATCAACGGGCTCTACGAATCGTGATCTCCTTCTCCTTTTGCTGTCGGGAGTGCACCTCGCACTGCCTACTTTCACAACCTTATTAGGGAACTTAGAATGAGGTTGCGATGATAGTACCCTCGACCTAGGCTTTGAAAGAGAATTGGCAGGAGACTTCTCCCTCTCTACGATCGGCTTGTTCCCGCCGCCTTTTCGAGCTTGTTTTATGGGAGATCTCATCCTCTTCTTGATATGTATTTCCCTCACTCTTGTCTTATTGCCAATTAGTCGAACGTAGAAAGGATTCACCACAGTGTAACAGGCAGATTCACTGACGTCACTCCTCTCCAAATCAACATCTCCATTGTTTACCTGACGCAAATAAAAGCGTGTGAGGGAGCTTGAGATCTTAGCAATCTTGGAAAGTCATCTGAGTGAGTATGATTTTACATGAGTGATCGACTAACATATATCGGCTAGACAGACAAGTGCCAGCATAATAAAGAAATTACCAATTGAAGAAGCGAAGAGAAGGTTCGAGCGACATCATGCTTCTCTTGGCCCCGCACGATATCAGCAAAGGACATGGCATTTCGCTGATCTG contains:
- the LOC115751765 gene encoding RING-H2 finger protein ATL2; this translates as MGDDYLGGDADGHSYPSPRSYALSGRIMLSAIIILFFVVVVMVSLHLYARWYLLRSRQRLRRNRLNRRTHIVLYADLPTPSASRGLDSSVLKSLPVFTFSSASRIGGAGEAPSECAVCLSEFEDGEAARLLPRCKHSFHVECIDMWFHSHSTCPICRSPVEAAGEEFVAIAVADRPEAGTSSGLCSSCRHGDAPGMAAASSSSAEAPPPSGRRKPPELGGFSIEVPRWTDPEDEPRCDTPASRLRSPVSRMLSFRRILNRERWGASHRRRRRLRRRRR